The genomic window CCTTTTGAAAAAACAGCCTCAAAGAAGTTACCTTCTCTTATTGACCTTACTAAAAATTTTGAGCTTAAAGCATTAACGGCCTTAGTTCCAACTCCATTAAGTCCTACAGAAAATTGAAAAACATCATCATTATATTTAGCACCAGTATTAATAACAGAAACACTCTCCACAACTTTTCCAAGAGGAATTCCACGACCATAATCTCTTACACTAATGACATTATCTTCCTTTTTTATCACAATTTCTTTGCCATAACCCATAATAAATTCATCAATTGAATTATCGATGATCTCTTTAACTAAAATGTAAATACCATCATCAATATTAGAGCCATCTCCCAATCTCCCAATATACATTCCAGATCGCAACCTAATATGTTCAAGGGAAGATAAGGTAACAATTTTACTCTCATCATAATTATTTGTCTTCATTTAAATTCCTATCAATATTATATTGAATTTTCATTATTTCTAGTTTTTTAACTATCTTATCTCTAACAATAACATGAAGCCTCTCTTTTTCATCATTTGTCAAAATAGAAACATCTATTAAAGAATGAATATGTACATATATGGATAATCCTGAATTCAATATCAAATTTTTAACAAAAATCTTATGCGTATTAAGCAAAGTAACAGGAATAATTGGAGAATTCGTCCTTAAAGCCAGATTAACAGAACCTCTTTTAAAATCTCTTGTATCCTTACCTCGATTCCTAGTGCCTTCAGGAAAAATTCCAATAGCTCCCCCCTCTTGAATAACCTTAGTCGCCTTCCTTTGAGTAATAGCAGAAGATTTTATACTATTCCTATTTATAAAAATAGCTCCCATAGAAATTAATAAAAAATTAACTAAAGGAATGCTTAAAAGCGATCTCTTAGCAACTATCACAAAGGGTTTTACAAAGACATAAATTAAAAAAAGTGGATCCATTGAAGCAATATGATTTGCCATAATGAGTACACCACCCTTCTGAAAAGAACAATCATTATCCTTTGTAATAACAACCTTAATTCCAGCAAACCACAAACA from Borrelia hermsii DAH includes these protein-coding regions:
- a CDS encoding lysophospholipid acyltransferase family protein; this encodes MKILRSIVAYINFFFFILIFTVLFPVFLIFKLFKFESHFIKFSFILVRFAIKSCLWFAGIKVVITKDNDCSFQKGGVLIMANHIASMDPLFLIYVFVKPFVIVAKRSLLSIPLVNFLLISMGAIFINRNSIKSSAITQRKATKVIQEGGAIGIFPEGTRNRGKDTRDFKRGSVNLALRTNSPIIPVTLLNTHKIFVKNLILNSGLSIYVHIHSLIDVSILTNDEKERLHVIVRDKIVKKLEIMKIQYNIDRNLNEDK